Proteins encoded in a region of the Solanum dulcamara chromosome 9, daSolDulc1.2, whole genome shotgun sequence genome:
- the LOC129902538 gene encoding telomere repeat-binding factor 1-like isoform X4, translated as MYVVLKFPQFLMGAPKQKWTSEEEAALKAGILKHGPGKWRTILKDPEFSGVLCLRSNVDLKDKWRNMTVMANGWGSREQARLAVKKMKQAPKQDGSPMTDTTAAESDEEAAEARPVTTSSGSPQLHGSKRSMIRLDNLIMEAISTLKEPGGSNKATIAEYIEDQYWAPPNFKRLLSGKLKYLTATGKLIKMKRRYRIVPTSTPSDSRRNLSITLLDSRQRIFSKIDQDDMNMFSTSQIDLELARMRNMTPQEAAAAAAQAVAEAEEAIAEAEEAGREAEAAEADAEAAQAFSVAAKKTLHGRSAPRMSTKNREA; from the exons atgtat GTTGTTCTGAAGTTTCCTCAGTTTTTGATGGGTGCACCTAAGCAGAAGTGGACTTCAGAAGAAGAAGCTGCTCTTAAAGCTGGGATACTTAAGCACGGTCCAGGTAAATGGCGTACGATTCTCAAGGATCCAGAATTTAGTGGAGTATTGTGCTTGCGTTCAAATGTAGATCTCAAG GACAAGTGGAGGAACATGACTGTGATGGCAAACGGTTGGGGTTCTCGAGAGCAAGCAAGGTTGGCTGTCAAAAAGATGAAACAGGCCCCTAAACAAGATGGGAGTCCTATGACTGATACGACTGCTGCTGAGAGTGATGAGGAAGCAGCTGAAGCGAGGCCTGTCACAACTTCTAGTGGTTCTCCTCAGCTACATGGTTCAAAAAGATCTATGATAAG GTTGGACAATCTTATAATGGAGGCTATAAGCACCTTGAAGGAGCCAGGTGGTTCCAACAAGGCTACAATTGCTGAATACATAGAG GACCAATACTGGGCACCTCCAAACTTTAAAAGGCTATTGTCCGGGAAACTGAAGTATTTAACTGCAACAGGGAAACTTATCAAG ATGAAGCGTAGGTATAGAATAGTACCTACATCAACACCATCTGACAGTAGAAGAAACCTGTCCATTACACTTTTGGACAGCAGGCAGAGGatcttctccaagattgatcaGGATGATATGAACATGTTTAGTACATCTCAGATAGATTTAGAGCTAGCTAGAATGAGGAACATGACACCTCAAGAGGCTGCAGCTGCTGCTGCACAAGCAGTTGCTGAAGCAGAAGAAGCCATAGCTGAAGCTGAGGAGGCTGGTAGGGAGGCTGAGGCTGCTGAAGCTGATGCTGAAGCTGCACAAGCCTTTTCAGTAGCTGCAAAGAAGACACTACATGGGAGAAGTGCCCCTAGGATG
- the LOC129902538 gene encoding telomere repeat-binding factor 1-like isoform X1, with amino-acid sequence MITLLEGNYTFEVVLKFPQFLMGAPKQKWTSEEEAALKAGILKHGPGKWRTILKDPEFSGVLCLRSNVDLKDKWRNMTVMANGWGSREQARLAVKKMKQAPKQDGSPMTDTTAAESDEEAAEARPVTTSSGSPQLHGSKRSMIRLDNLIMEAISTLKEPGGSNKATIAEYIEDQYWAPPNFKRLLSGKLKYLTATGKLIKMKRRYRIVPTSTPSDSRRNLSITLLDSRQRIFSKIDQDDMNMFSTSQIDLELARMRNMTPQEAAAAAAQAVAEAEEAIAEAEEAGREAEAAEADAEAAQAFSVAAKKTLHGRSAPRMSTKNREA; translated from the exons ATGATAACACTTTTGGAGGGGAACTACACTTTTGAG GTTGTTCTGAAGTTTCCTCAGTTTTTGATGGGTGCACCTAAGCAGAAGTGGACTTCAGAAGAAGAAGCTGCTCTTAAAGCTGGGATACTTAAGCACGGTCCAGGTAAATGGCGTACGATTCTCAAGGATCCAGAATTTAGTGGAGTATTGTGCTTGCGTTCAAATGTAGATCTCAAG GACAAGTGGAGGAACATGACTGTGATGGCAAACGGTTGGGGTTCTCGAGAGCAAGCAAGGTTGGCTGTCAAAAAGATGAAACAGGCCCCTAAACAAGATGGGAGTCCTATGACTGATACGACTGCTGCTGAGAGTGATGAGGAAGCAGCTGAAGCGAGGCCTGTCACAACTTCTAGTGGTTCTCCTCAGCTACATGGTTCAAAAAGATCTATGATAAG GTTGGACAATCTTATAATGGAGGCTATAAGCACCTTGAAGGAGCCAGGTGGTTCCAACAAGGCTACAATTGCTGAATACATAGAG GACCAATACTGGGCACCTCCAAACTTTAAAAGGCTATTGTCCGGGAAACTGAAGTATTTAACTGCAACAGGGAAACTTATCAAG ATGAAGCGTAGGTATAGAATAGTACCTACATCAACACCATCTGACAGTAGAAGAAACCTGTCCATTACACTTTTGGACAGCAGGCAGAGGatcttctccaagattgatcaGGATGATATGAACATGTTTAGTACATCTCAGATAGATTTAGAGCTAGCTAGAATGAGGAACATGACACCTCAAGAGGCTGCAGCTGCTGCTGCACAAGCAGTTGCTGAAGCAGAAGAAGCCATAGCTGAAGCTGAGGAGGCTGGTAGGGAGGCTGAGGCTGCTGAAGCTGATGCTGAAGCTGCACAAGCCTTTTCAGTAGCTGCAAAGAAGACACTACATGGGAGAAGTGCCCCTAGGATG
- the LOC129902538 gene encoding telomere repeat-binding factor 1-like isoform X3, with protein MITLLEGNYTFEVVLKFPQFLMGAPKQKWTSEEEAALKAGILKHGPGKWRTILKDPEFSGVLCLRSNVDLKDKWRNMTVMANGWGSREQARLAVKKMKQAPKQDGSPMTDTTAAESDEEAAEARPVTTSSGSPQLHGSKRSMIRLDNLIMEAISTLKEPGGSNKATIAEYIEDQYWAPPNFKRLLSGKLKYLTATGKLIKMKRRYRIVPTSTPSDSRRNLSITLLDSRQRIFSKIDQDDMNMFSTSQIDLELARMRNMTPQEAAAAAAQAVAEAEEAIAEAEEAGREAEAAEADAEAAQAFSVAAKKTLHGRSAPRMMIHA; from the exons ATGATAACACTTTTGGAGGGGAACTACACTTTTGAG GTTGTTCTGAAGTTTCCTCAGTTTTTGATGGGTGCACCTAAGCAGAAGTGGACTTCAGAAGAAGAAGCTGCTCTTAAAGCTGGGATACTTAAGCACGGTCCAGGTAAATGGCGTACGATTCTCAAGGATCCAGAATTTAGTGGAGTATTGTGCTTGCGTTCAAATGTAGATCTCAAG GACAAGTGGAGGAACATGACTGTGATGGCAAACGGTTGGGGTTCTCGAGAGCAAGCAAGGTTGGCTGTCAAAAAGATGAAACAGGCCCCTAAACAAGATGGGAGTCCTATGACTGATACGACTGCTGCTGAGAGTGATGAGGAAGCAGCTGAAGCGAGGCCTGTCACAACTTCTAGTGGTTCTCCTCAGCTACATGGTTCAAAAAGATCTATGATAAG GTTGGACAATCTTATAATGGAGGCTATAAGCACCTTGAAGGAGCCAGGTGGTTCCAACAAGGCTACAATTGCTGAATACATAGAG GACCAATACTGGGCACCTCCAAACTTTAAAAGGCTATTGTCCGGGAAACTGAAGTATTTAACTGCAACAGGGAAACTTATCAAG ATGAAGCGTAGGTATAGAATAGTACCTACATCAACACCATCTGACAGTAGAAGAAACCTGTCCATTACACTTTTGGACAGCAGGCAGAGGatcttctccaagattgatcaGGATGATATGAACATGTTTAGTACATCTCAGATAGATTTAGAGCTAGCTAGAATGAGGAACATGACACCTCAAGAGGCTGCAGCTGCTGCTGCACAAGCAGTTGCTGAAGCAGAAGAAGCCATAGCTGAAGCTGAGGAGGCTGGTAGGGAGGCTGAGGCTGCTGAAGCTGATGCTGAAGCTGCACAAGCCTTTTCAGTAGCTGCAAAGAAGACACTACATGGGAGAAGTGCCCCTAGGATG
- the LOC129902538 gene encoding telomere repeat-binding factor 1-like isoform X2: protein MITLLEGNYTFEVVLKFPQFLMGAPKQKWTSEEEAALKAGILKHGPGKWRTILKDPEFSGVLCLRSNVDLKDKWRNMTVMANGWGSREQARLAVKKMKQAPKQDGSPMTDTTAAESDEEAAEARPVTTSSGSPQLHGSKRSMIRLDNLIMEAISTLKEPGGSNKATIAEYIEDQYWAPPNFKRLLSGKLKYLTATGKLIKMKRRYRIVPTSTPSDSRRNLSITLLDSRQRIFSKIDQDDMNMFSTSQIDLELARMRNMTPQEAAAAAAQAVAEAEEAIAEAEEAGREAEAAEADAEAAQAFSVAAKKTLHGRSAPRMRTCLST from the exons ATGATAACACTTTTGGAGGGGAACTACACTTTTGAG GTTGTTCTGAAGTTTCCTCAGTTTTTGATGGGTGCACCTAAGCAGAAGTGGACTTCAGAAGAAGAAGCTGCTCTTAAAGCTGGGATACTTAAGCACGGTCCAGGTAAATGGCGTACGATTCTCAAGGATCCAGAATTTAGTGGAGTATTGTGCTTGCGTTCAAATGTAGATCTCAAG GACAAGTGGAGGAACATGACTGTGATGGCAAACGGTTGGGGTTCTCGAGAGCAAGCAAGGTTGGCTGTCAAAAAGATGAAACAGGCCCCTAAACAAGATGGGAGTCCTATGACTGATACGACTGCTGCTGAGAGTGATGAGGAAGCAGCTGAAGCGAGGCCTGTCACAACTTCTAGTGGTTCTCCTCAGCTACATGGTTCAAAAAGATCTATGATAAG GTTGGACAATCTTATAATGGAGGCTATAAGCACCTTGAAGGAGCCAGGTGGTTCCAACAAGGCTACAATTGCTGAATACATAGAG GACCAATACTGGGCACCTCCAAACTTTAAAAGGCTATTGTCCGGGAAACTGAAGTATTTAACTGCAACAGGGAAACTTATCAAG ATGAAGCGTAGGTATAGAATAGTACCTACATCAACACCATCTGACAGTAGAAGAAACCTGTCCATTACACTTTTGGACAGCAGGCAGAGGatcttctccaagattgatcaGGATGATATGAACATGTTTAGTACATCTCAGATAGATTTAGAGCTAGCTAGAATGAGGAACATGACACCTCAAGAGGCTGCAGCTGCTGCTGCACAAGCAGTTGCTGAAGCAGAAGAAGCCATAGCTGAAGCTGAGGAGGCTGGTAGGGAGGCTGAGGCTGCTGAAGCTGATGCTGAAGCTGCACAAGCCTTTTCAGTAGCTGCAAAGAAGACACTACATGGGAGAAGTGCCCCTAGGATG
- the LOC129902538 gene encoding telomere repeat-binding factor 1-like isoform X5, with protein MGAPKQKWTSEEEAALKAGILKHGPGKWRTILKDPEFSGVLCLRSNVDLKDKWRNMTVMANGWGSREQARLAVKKMKQAPKQDGSPMTDTTAAESDEEAAEARPVTTSSGSPQLHGSKRSMIRLDNLIMEAISTLKEPGGSNKATIAEYIEDQYWAPPNFKRLLSGKLKYLTATGKLIKMKRRYRIVPTSTPSDSRRNLSITLLDSRQRIFSKIDQDDMNMFSTSQIDLELARMRNMTPQEAAAAAAQAVAEAEEAIAEAEEAGREAEAAEADAEAAQAFSVAAKKTLHGRSAPRMSTKNREA; from the exons ATGGGTGCACCTAAGCAGAAGTGGACTTCAGAAGAAGAAGCTGCTCTTAAAGCTGGGATACTTAAGCACGGTCCAGGTAAATGGCGTACGATTCTCAAGGATCCAGAATTTAGTGGAGTATTGTGCTTGCGTTCAAATGTAGATCTCAAG GACAAGTGGAGGAACATGACTGTGATGGCAAACGGTTGGGGTTCTCGAGAGCAAGCAAGGTTGGCTGTCAAAAAGATGAAACAGGCCCCTAAACAAGATGGGAGTCCTATGACTGATACGACTGCTGCTGAGAGTGATGAGGAAGCAGCTGAAGCGAGGCCTGTCACAACTTCTAGTGGTTCTCCTCAGCTACATGGTTCAAAAAGATCTATGATAAG GTTGGACAATCTTATAATGGAGGCTATAAGCACCTTGAAGGAGCCAGGTGGTTCCAACAAGGCTACAATTGCTGAATACATAGAG GACCAATACTGGGCACCTCCAAACTTTAAAAGGCTATTGTCCGGGAAACTGAAGTATTTAACTGCAACAGGGAAACTTATCAAG ATGAAGCGTAGGTATAGAATAGTACCTACATCAACACCATCTGACAGTAGAAGAAACCTGTCCATTACACTTTTGGACAGCAGGCAGAGGatcttctccaagattgatcaGGATGATATGAACATGTTTAGTACATCTCAGATAGATTTAGAGCTAGCTAGAATGAGGAACATGACACCTCAAGAGGCTGCAGCTGCTGCTGCACAAGCAGTTGCTGAAGCAGAAGAAGCCATAGCTGAAGCTGAGGAGGCTGGTAGGGAGGCTGAGGCTGCTGAAGCTGATGCTGAAGCTGCACAAGCCTTTTCAGTAGCTGCAAAGAAGACACTACATGGGAGAAGTGCCCCTAGGATG